A segment of the Lycium ferocissimum isolate CSIRO_LF1 chromosome 5, AGI_CSIRO_Lferr_CH_V1, whole genome shotgun sequence genome:
GGCTCCTTTTGAAAGTTTTGGGAAGAGTCCTTGTCTCTTCAATAGAACCTCTTTTGAATTCTCTATGTAAgaattttatgtatgatttcAGTTTCTCTACCCCTGTAAATTGAATCTAGTAATTAAATGCTAATTTGATTATTAGATTGTCCTTTAGTTCTTTTAATTCCTTTAGTTCTTTTAATTCTATCTCTATCTACTTGAATGGTTGTTCGTTTTCTTGTTTGTTTGAATTTGGTAGTTATCACTTTAGGAACCACAGTGCTAGCAAATAGCGGGCCTTcgtttttcttttcattaatGCAACTCACCAATTATTATTATGTCCATTGATGATCATGTTACCTGTCTCCTAGACTACGTTCGTAACTGGATCAATTGCTTTCCTTGCTACCAAGAACTACACAGATGAGAAGATCTTAActatactctttttttcttttttttctttttttggtgtattctagTATGTGCACGTGCATTGGGAGACAGAGAGGGAGCAGCTTGATATAATGCATACGTAAGAGAAAGGAGAATACAGTAATCAAATCAATACAGTAAGCTTTGTAAATCTTATAGTGTTAGACTTTTCGGACAATGACAAAACTGGCAGATCAATAATTTCAATGATGTTGATGGGAAATGACTCCTCTTTGTCTTGTTGCTGAAACAGTGTGTCCTTTCTAAGTAATGTTTAAGCTTTTAACCcaaaaaacacaaaaatgttCACCACATTTGTCAACAAATCATGGTACATGCACTCGGTTGGTGGTGATTGTATCTTATGGATCCATTGGAGCTTCCAACTGTCACCAGATTTTCTCTGAAATTGAGACGTCTCTGGTTGTTAACTGCTATCACAGGATAAACTAATTAAACGTCACTCTTTAAACTTTCAACTATAATTTACAAATATCTCGGTCATATGGCAATGTGTAGTTCCTAATCCATCCACCCCTTTCTTTATGAGAGCACTGTGAATCGAATCGAACAATTTTATTATGTGTCTCACACAACTAAGTGGGGACCCAAATCTTACACTTTTGGGTTCACTTTTTGTGAGACAAAAAAGAGTCTCACGCGACTTGTATTAGTCGTGTGAATCACAAAATAAAACTTTTCGAATCTTCAGGATCGAGAAACTTGTTTCTGATTCTTGAGTGAACTTGTGCTTGGACAAAAGAACTGGACACCAACTTCATAGTTCTTGCCAATTGATTCAAGCTTCACAACATTCTCTTGCTGTGATTGCACATAGGGAATTAAGACATGTCCCCCAAAAAGCAGTTTCCTCACACGAAGTCAGAGCGTTATATCAGCATCATCAACATGCTTATCATGACCTTAAGTATGTCAATATCGATCGATTAGATCAAGTCAGTCAGACGAAACAGGTCATGCTTCAAGCAGAAGCAGAAAGAttgttcattttcattttccaatTTCTTCAAGCTTGCGAAGAACCTGCTTTATACTAGGCCTAAGAGCAGGTGAGGGAGAACAACAAGCCATTGCAAGCTGAAGGAATTCATAAACATGATCTTCATTAACTTCCCTTTGGCCATCACCTTGGCTAAGCAGAATCTGTGGATGGAAAAAATCCACAACTCTATGATCAAGAACTGCACTTTGAATGGCATTAGGCAAATAAATATCCTTATCAAGATTTGGTTTCTTGTAGAATGGTTCTTTCCCTGTTACTAACTCTAACAAGATAATCCCAAGGCTGTAAATATCAGTTTCTTCACTAACTTCTTTCATCTTGATTAATTCAGGGGCTTTGTATCCCTGAGCTGCTGAAGCTTCAAGCATTTCTTGGCCTGCAGTTGGATTCAGGAGAAGATGCAACCCAAAATCGGACACATAAGGTCTGAAGTGACGATCCAAAAGTATATTATTCGACTTGAGATTCCCGTGGATTATGGGAATTTCCAAATCTGTGTGAAGATAATTCAGTCCTTGAGCAATGCCAGTGGAGATCCTACTTATGATGTGCCATTTATGAGCCTCACCATTCCCGTCTGTAATCATTAGATGCACAATTTTATTTAAACGATTGAATATTAGACAACAGTACCAATGAAACCTAATGCATTTGTATACTTGCGAGTGGTTGAACTTAACACGATAagaaattaatgaaaatataattttgacAAATTACCTACTATTAGGTTCTTAGGAAAAATGACAAGAAAATTGACTGAAATTTGAGGCAAGATATGTTGAAACTATTACACTGCACGTGACTGGGTTTTTAAATAAGCAGAAGAAAACAAATTCCACCTAAATCCAGAAAGCAAACTTTTTCAACACAAACAAACATTTCCAAGGACACAAGAAATATAGAATTATGGAGAAATATAATATCACcgctaaatttttttaaaaagtaagagagaaaaaaaggaagaaagacaaGTTCCATCTATGCTTTCCAGATTCATAAACACGGTTGTTGAGATGTCACCAAAAAAGCAAGTATATTTACCATCAAAAGAACCTAAAATTTAAACAGCATATAATGTATAGATCATTATTGAAGTCCCttcaaagcagaagatacaatTTATTACTCATTCCAGTTGTGAGAAAATGATTGACAGGGACTTTTTTCAAGGCACCAAATGGCAAAATCAAGATCCCCCATTTTTGGTCCTGAAAATTTTGTATTTACCAATGAAACCAAAGAAGGAATACAAAACTGAAATGTTTTCTAAGCCTGTGAAAATCAAGCATCTAGTGCTAGATGTTACAATC
Coding sequences within it:
- the LOC132056714 gene encoding putative kinase-like protein TMKL1; translated protein: MEHKHMLILIIVPSSVTAILVLLLLIYCCRRKRVEGVSRDVEASFEVKERDGVEKDLLIKFQDGEDLSVYDILDAPGEVIGKSSYGTLYRATLLSIDRLTLLRFLRPACTVTMKEVVPVMELLGSLRHPNLVPLCAFYAGPRGEKLMVHPFYRHGTLAQLIRDGNGEAHKWHIISRISTGIAQGLNYLHTDLEIPIIHGNLKSNNILLDRHFRPYVSDFGLHLLLNPTAGQEMLEASAAQGYKAPELIKMKEVSEETDIYSLGIILLELVTGKEPFYKKPNLDKDIYLPNAIQSAVLDHRVVDFFHPQILLSQGDGQREVNEDHVYEFLQLAMACCSPSPALRPSIKQVLRKLEEIGK